From Halobacteriovorax sp. GB3, a single genomic window includes:
- a CDS encoding TetR/AcrR family transcriptional regulator — MDKGQKTKDNILLKAMGFASSYGLENVTIGEIAKLVGMSRTGVISHFKNKEDMQLAILEFSEKVYRENVTEKIQGKDALSRLESFCDLWIDWVSKLQFKRKVSCPFVKAAYEYQDRENCAVRDKIVRQQSRLLAFMASFVDECKKEGFFNESVDSKEFAFNIYGLYLSYTLSKNLLKDRDSSQMLNSSLRSMIKNSLREKSI, encoded by the coding sequence ATGGATAAAGGGCAAAAAACAAAAGACAATATTCTCTTAAAGGCCATGGGCTTTGCTAGCTCTTATGGCCTTGAAAATGTAACGATTGGCGAAATAGCCAAACTCGTTGGCATGTCGAGAACGGGAGTTATCTCACACTTTAAAAATAAAGAAGACATGCAGCTGGCCATTTTAGAGTTCAGTGAGAAAGTCTATCGAGAGAATGTGACGGAGAAAATTCAGGGCAAGGATGCTCTTAGTCGACTTGAGTCTTTTTGTGATCTTTGGATTGATTGGGTATCTAAACTTCAATTCAAAAGAAAAGTTAGTTGTCCTTTTGTTAAGGCCGCCTATGAATACCAAGATCGAGAGAACTGCGCCGTTCGAGATAAGATCGTTCGTCAGCAATCAAGACTTTTGGCCTTTATGGCAAGTTTTGTTGATGAGTGTAAGAAGGAAGGCTTTTTTAATGAAAGCGTTGATTCAAAGGAATTTGCCTTCAATATTTATGGTCTCTACCTAAGTTACACACTTTCGAAGAATTTATTAAAAGATAGAGACTCTTCTCAAATGCTCAATAGCTCACTTCGAAGCATGATTAAAAATTCCTTAAGAGAGAAAAGCATTTAG
- a CDS encoding family 14 glycosylhydrolase, which translates to MLKSFLFKLTLYILFISKFAFADVNVMAPLMIDSESKWQEFEQRLISLKKNGVESISTDVWWGLVEKEYGNYDWSVYKRMAKLIKDAGLKWTPIMSFHQCGGNVGDDCNIPIPKWVWEKSKNKKILSLFSEHEFQTQSETDIQYLSELGQRNNEHPSVWSSPHTVQYYKNFLKNFISEFSDYQSDINEINISLGAAGELRYPSYNSHDQGQEKSIALFPNRGSFQGMSDLAKFSFNDYMQIKYQTNKRYKLPSMEEFSDLMDNGLQNTEFGKDIFDWYQASLFKHGEIVLTELDQVKSQTLFRSIPLGSKVPGIHWNMGIDHGLGEGFTWSHRLSEMTAGLISSNDENLFITEKGAGYDRLLSHLSQVRRKLQSPFILHFTCLEMNNNDNADMKANSMAKSLVHWFGNQTKKHDLKLKGENALEGLLYQKQSWKNIKDAIDYSHYSGLTILRMGPLTDNEQVQQEIKTLDRHLKDLKAKKIKKRKYPKCFSLLRNF; encoded by the coding sequence ATGCTAAAATCATTTCTCTTTAAACTTACACTTTATATTTTATTCATCTCAAAATTTGCTTTTGCTGATGTGAACGTCATGGCCCCACTTATGATCGATTCAGAATCAAAGTGGCAAGAGTTCGAGCAACGTCTAATCAGTCTTAAAAAAAATGGAGTTGAATCGATCTCAACCGACGTTTGGTGGGGGCTTGTTGAAAAAGAATATGGCAACTACGATTGGAGTGTTTACAAGAGAATGGCAAAGCTTATTAAAGATGCTGGTCTCAAGTGGACACCTATTATGTCTTTTCATCAATGTGGCGGAAACGTTGGAGATGATTGCAATATTCCAATTCCAAAATGGGTTTGGGAAAAAAGTAAAAACAAAAAAATCTTATCTCTTTTTAGTGAGCATGAATTTCAAACACAAAGCGAAACTGATATCCAATATCTAAGTGAGCTAGGCCAGAGAAATAATGAACATCCAAGTGTCTGGTCGAGCCCACATACGGTTCAATATTATAAGAACTTTTTAAAGAACTTTATAAGTGAATTTTCTGACTATCAATCAGATATTAATGAAATCAATATTAGTCTCGGTGCGGCCGGAGAACTTCGCTACCCTAGTTATAATTCTCATGATCAAGGACAAGAGAAGTCAATTGCTCTTTTTCCTAATAGAGGAAGTTTTCAAGGAATGAGTGATCTTGCAAAGTTTTCATTCAACGATTACATGCAAATCAAATATCAAACAAACAAAAGATATAAGCTTCCCTCTATGGAAGAATTTAGTGATCTCATGGACAATGGTCTACAGAACACTGAGTTTGGAAAAGATATTTTTGATTGGTACCAAGCTTCTCTTTTTAAACATGGTGAGATCGTTCTCACAGAACTCGATCAAGTAAAATCTCAAACACTTTTTAGATCCATTCCACTTGGTTCAAAGGTTCCAGGAATTCACTGGAATATGGGTATAGATCATGGTCTTGGAGAAGGGTTTACTTGGTCACATCGTTTAAGTGAGATGACAGCGGGACTTATCTCTTCTAATGATGAAAATCTCTTTATTACAGAAAAGGGCGCTGGCTATGATCGTCTTCTCTCTCACCTTTCACAAGTCCGTCGAAAGCTTCAATCACCTTTTATTCTTCACTTCACTTGTCTTGAGATGAATAATAATGACAATGCCGATATGAAGGCCAATTCAATGGCAAAAAGCCTAGTTCACTGGTTTGGAAATCAAACGAAAAAGCACGATTTAAAACTAAAAGGTGAAAATGCTTTGGAAGGTCTTCTCTATCAAAAACAATCTTGGAAAAATATCAAAGATGCTATCGATTATTCTCACTACAGCGGGCTGACTATTCTTAGAATGGGTCCACTAACTGACAATGAACAAGTGCAACAAGAAATCAAAACTCTTGATCGCCATTTGAAAGATTTGAAAGCAAAGAAAATTAAAAAGAGAAAGTATCCTAAATGCTTTTCTCTCTTAAGGAATTTTTAA
- a CDS encoding DEAD/DEAH box helicase, which yields MATFEELGLSESIVKALVNKGYKIPTEVQEKSIPILLEGEDLLGLSDTGTGKTAAFSLPLIHRLSANKKKLRPYRIRSLILTPTRELADQVEQQIKLYAKGNALRVLAVYGGSRIKDQKEYLMKGVDVLVATPGRLKELFDKESLFFEEVEYLVLDEVDKMLDMGFYPDVKEILSHMPKERQNVFYSATLPKEIEELVTLELKEPKKIEVAPVDDSDDQSNLQEYIFQVHRANKPLLLTSLLKKHALKSAIIFVRTKKTCDRVTKMLREDGHSVMAFHGGKNQGQRMHALKLFKKKKLKAIVATDVASRGIDVDDVTHVINYQLPEDSESYIHRVGRTARAGKKGVAITFCDDLEVDQMKDIENEIGRKIEIDSNHPYHGKEADFKSQKK from the coding sequence ATGGCAACTTTTGAAGAACTCGGTCTCAGTGAGAGTATTGTTAAGGCCCTTGTAAATAAAGGCTACAAAATCCCAACTGAGGTTCAAGAGAAATCGATTCCAATTCTCTTAGAGGGCGAAGACTTACTCGGTCTCTCGGATACGGGAACGGGAAAAACGGCTGCCTTTTCATTGCCTCTCATTCATCGACTGTCCGCAAATAAAAAGAAGCTAAGGCCCTATCGTATTCGTTCTTTGATTTTAACTCCTACACGTGAACTTGCCGACCAAGTCGAACAGCAAATTAAATTATATGCTAAAGGAAATGCTCTTCGTGTTCTCGCTGTCTATGGTGGTTCGAGAATTAAAGATCAAAAAGAATACTTAATGAAAGGTGTCGATGTTCTTGTCGCAACTCCAGGACGCTTAAAAGAGCTCTTTGATAAAGAGAGTCTTTTTTTTGAAGAGGTTGAATACCTCGTTTTAGATGAAGTTGATAAGATGCTCGATATGGGTTTCTACCCTGATGTAAAAGAGATTCTCTCTCATATGCCTAAAGAGAGACAGAACGTTTTTTATTCGGCAACACTTCCAAAAGAAATAGAAGAATTAGTGACTCTTGAGCTTAAAGAACCAAAAAAGATTGAGGTTGCTCCTGTTGATGATTCTGATGATCAATCAAATCTTCAAGAGTATATTTTTCAAGTTCATAGAGCGAATAAACCTCTTCTCTTAACGAGCTTACTTAAAAAGCATGCTTTAAAGTCTGCGATAATTTTTGTTCGAACTAAAAAGACTTGTGACCGTGTAACAAAAATGCTTAGAGAAGATGGTCATAGTGTTATGGCCTTCCACGGTGGAAAGAATCAAGGGCAGCGAATGCATGCTCTAAAGCTTTTTAAAAAGAAAAAGCTCAAGGCCATTGTCGCTACTGATGTAGCCTCTCGTGGTATTGATGTGGACGATGTTACTCACGTTATTAATTATCAACTTCCTGAAGATAGTGAGTCCTATATCCATCGCGTTGGAAGAACTGCACGAGCTGGTAAGAAGGGAGTTGCTATTACATTTTGTGATGATCTCGAAGTTGACCAAATGAAAGATATTGAAAATGAAATTGGTCGCAAGATCGAAATTGATTCTAATCATCCTTATCATGGTAAAGAGGCAGACTTTAAATCTCAAAAAAAGTAA
- a CDS encoding CNNM domain-containing protein encodes MNLLIIYITLAIGVSFLCSILEAVILSISPNYLESLKDKEPAKYKKLLPLRTNIEKPLASILTINTFAHTIGAAGAGAQALEVFGNEWIATFSVVLTLGILFLSEIIPKSIGAQYAKSLAGFAAKVLPPMIALTYPLVYISELLSKLFSKSDGDKTSRDEIKAIVDIGLRDGALEKSEYTMLKNSLEFKKVPSKEVMTKRSQVVGLTIDETTESIREHIIENNFSRIPIFGLNHDDIKGYALKNDLLQLMVKGLDIDLNQCMKPMLIVPSYLPLKKLFYRLLERREHICAVVDDYGKFVGIVTLENIIENLLGLEIEDEFDSP; translated from the coding sequence TTGAATTTATTGATCATTTACATAACATTGGCCATTGGCGTCTCTTTTTTATGTTCGATATTAGAGGCCGTCATTTTGAGTATATCGCCCAATTATCTCGAATCACTAAAAGACAAGGAGCCTGCAAAATATAAAAAGCTTCTTCCTTTAAGAACAAATATTGAAAAGCCACTGGCATCAATTTTAACGATTAATACTTTTGCCCACACCATAGGAGCGGCCGGAGCTGGAGCTCAGGCACTTGAGGTTTTTGGCAACGAGTGGATCGCAACGTTTTCTGTTGTTCTGACTCTTGGAATTCTCTTTCTAAGCGAGATCATTCCAAAATCTATTGGCGCTCAATACGCTAAGAGCTTAGCAGGATTTGCAGCAAAAGTGCTTCCACCGATGATAGCACTTACTTATCCACTAGTTTATATCAGTGAACTTCTCTCAAAACTCTTTAGCAAGAGCGACGGTGATAAAACATCAAGAGATGAAATCAAGGCCATTGTCGACATCGGCCTTCGTGATGGTGCTTTAGAAAAGAGCGAATACACCATGCTTAAAAACTCTCTTGAGTTTAAAAAAGTTCCATCAAAAGAAGTCATGACGAAAAGATCTCAAGTTGTAGGCTTGACCATCGATGAAACAACAGAGAGTATTCGCGAGCACATCATAGAAAATAACTTCAGTCGTATTCCCATATTTGGCCTAAATCATGATGACATTAAAGGCTACGCCCTTAAAAATGATCTTCTCCAATTAATGGTCAAAGGCCTTGATATAGACTTAAATCAGTGCATGAAGCCCATGTTAATTGTTCCCTCTTACCTCCCGTTAAAAAAGCTTTTCTACCGCCTTTTAGAGCGCCGAGAACATATTTGTGCCGTCGTTGATGACTACGGAAAGTTTGTAGGGATTGTGACATTAGAAAATATTATTGAAAATTTATTAGGTCTAGAAATCGAAGACGAATTTGACTCTCCATAA
- a CDS encoding cache domain-containing protein: MNEVFMSLKEKVKHFFSASFFSICSSAVFVFVIFYITLPALESTARNGKSDSVRVAIENAYSLVNHSYKRFQNGEISEEQAMKEAKGMLQALRYNTKDYFFVSDMEYNVVAHGADPYKVGRNMKDYTDAKGVHLYQEFVKIAKAKGEGHVTYFRPKKGEKTVLEKTSYIKLFKPWGWILGTGVYVDDVLISVKEAERSTIYGLIGAILFALILSISSTLYQYKTFIAPVKRVIGRLKNEYTELNKITNVIGSSSESIVVATNQQAMSVENMAAAMSEIKMMVDTTKNNANRSHEVANVTASISNDSRDKISNLLNSFQAIQDDNKRVVETIKSNSEHLHDISKTIAEIQDKTKIITDIVFQTKLLSFNASVEAARAGEHGRGFSVVAGEIGNLAQVSGSSAVEITDIVEKSTREVQNLSERTKASIESIIETTELNLQTGQDLMNDCKNALEELVEQSQRSSAMSDEILRALSEQELGIHDMTDSVTSLNETQIEFKQSQQQAASQVKLLIKKSESLKKAVTTLEKIAS, from the coding sequence ATGAATGAAGTATTTATGTCTTTAAAAGAGAAAGTGAAGCATTTTTTTAGTGCCTCATTCTTTTCAATCTGTTCTTCTGCTGTGTTTGTTTTCGTGATTTTTTATATTACGCTACCAGCTTTAGAATCAACTGCTAGAAATGGTAAAAGTGATTCAGTTCGCGTGGCCATTGAAAATGCATACTCTTTAGTGAATCATTCTTATAAGAGGTTTCAAAATGGTGAAATTAGCGAAGAGCAGGCCATGAAAGAGGCCAAGGGAATGCTCCAGGCACTTCGTTACAACACCAAAGATTATTTCTTTGTAAGTGATATGGAATACAATGTCGTCGCGCACGGTGCAGACCCTTATAAAGTCGGTCGTAATATGAAAGATTACACTGATGCTAAAGGCGTTCATCTTTATCAAGAGTTTGTGAAAATAGCTAAAGCCAAAGGCGAAGGACACGTTACATATTTTAGACCAAAAAAAGGTGAGAAAACTGTTTTAGAGAAAACCTCATATATTAAGCTTTTCAAGCCTTGGGGCTGGATACTTGGTACAGGTGTTTATGTTGATGATGTCTTAATCTCTGTTAAAGAGGCCGAACGCTCAACGATCTACGGTCTTATTGGAGCGATTCTCTTTGCTCTTATTCTCTCTATTTCAAGCACTCTCTATCAGTATAAAACTTTTATTGCCCCAGTTAAGCGTGTTATTGGTCGACTTAAAAATGAATATACAGAGTTGAATAAAATTACCAACGTTATTGGCTCTAGTAGTGAATCAATCGTTGTTGCGACAAATCAGCAGGCCATGTCTGTTGAAAATATGGCGGCTGCCATGAGTGAAATTAAAATGATGGTTGATACGACTAAAAATAATGCTAATCGATCGCATGAAGTTGCCAATGTCACGGCGTCTATTTCAAATGATAGTCGAGATAAAATTTCTAATCTCTTAAACTCTTTTCAAGCAATTCAAGATGACAATAAAAGAGTTGTTGAGACGATTAAAAGTAACAGTGAACACTTGCATGATATTTCAAAAACAATTGCAGAAATTCAAGATAAGACAAAAATTATTACGGATATTGTTTTTCAAACAAAACTTCTCTCGTTCAATGCTTCTGTCGAAGCGGCAAGAGCAGGGGAACACGGAAGAGGCTTTAGTGTGGTCGCTGGAGAAATTGGAAACTTAGCTCAAGTTAGTGGATCTTCAGCTGTGGAGATTACTGATATCGTCGAAAAAAGCACTCGAGAAGTTCAAAATCTTTCAGAGCGAACTAAAGCGAGTATCGAATCAATCATTGAAACAACTGAGCTCAATCTTCAAACAGGGCAGGACCTTATGAATGATTGCAAAAACGCTCTAGAAGAACTTGTTGAGCAATCACAACGTTCCAGTGCTATGAGCGATGAGATTCTAAGGGCCTTGAGTGAGCAAGAGCTTGGAATTCACGATATGACTGATTCTGTTACATCGCTCAATGAGACGCAAATCGAGTTTAAGCAGTCTCAACAACAGGCCGCCTCTCAAGTTAAGTTATTGATCAAAAAGAGTGAATCTCTCAAAAAAGCAGTCACAACGCTCGAGAAAATCGCATCTTAG
- a CDS encoding alpha/beta hydrolase, translating to MKKIYFNEAKKKNNARRGLIKLSTDLLTTLSPALSNGLSYRLFTNPYGKRETPFQSVIPNESFSLKTKRMGEVQVYFFKGGNKHVLLTHGWADTSLCYKKMLIDLLNEGYSVWCFDHIGHGLSDGRVSHMFAFIDGIESVIKEIEKRDYELVSLVGHSMGGAALLNLDSKLLKNRKVVLISIPILFFEDMFQKMDRVGVSKRMVLSLLEDVSKNYESHWQKLKPLNHRDKVNDHFLFIHDREDRYCPSADVEEFLFSSDREKESGVEEFQFFQTRGLGHRRLLKDSAVIGKVLEFINHG from the coding sequence ATGAAAAAGATCTATTTCAATGAAGCTAAGAAAAAAAATAATGCAAGAAGAGGTTTGATTAAATTATCAACTGACTTGCTTACAACACTCTCTCCTGCGTTAAGTAATGGACTATCTTATCGCTTATTTACTAATCCCTACGGAAAAAGGGAGACTCCTTTTCAATCTGTCATTCCCAATGAAAGTTTCTCTTTGAAAACTAAGCGAATGGGTGAAGTTCAGGTTTACTTTTTTAAAGGCGGAAATAAGCATGTCCTTTTAACTCATGGTTGGGCCGATACATCACTTTGTTATAAAAAAATGCTTATCGATCTTCTTAATGAAGGCTACTCCGTTTGGTGTTTTGATCATATTGGGCATGGACTCTCTGATGGGAGAGTCTCTCACATGTTCGCTTTTATCGATGGAATTGAAAGTGTCATTAAAGAGATTGAAAAGAGAGATTATGAGCTTGTCTCATTGGTCGGACACTCAATGGGTGGAGCGGCCCTTCTCAATTTAGACTCAAAGTTACTTAAGAATAGAAAAGTCGTGCTCATTAGTATTCCTATTTTATTTTTTGAAGATATGTTTCAAAAAATGGATAGAGTGGGAGTTTCAAAGAGAATGGTTTTAAGTCTCTTAGAAGATGTTTCAAAAAATTATGAGAGTCATTGGCAAAAATTGAAACCCCTAAATCACCGTGATAAAGTGAATGATCACTTTCTTTTTATCCATGATCGAGAAGATCGCTATTGCCCTAGTGCAGATGTCGAAGAATTTCTTTTTTCTAGCGATAGAGAGAAAGAGAGTGGAGTTGAAGAGTTTCAGTTTTTCCAGACAAGAGGTCTAGGCCATCGCCGTCTTCTTAAGGACTCCGCTGTGATTGGAAAGGTTTTGGAGTTTATTAATCATGGATAA
- the proW gene encoding glycine betaine/L-proline ABC transporter permease ProW, with translation MSNPWGTAETTKEVAKEAVKNNPFEAAPAAANTWNPSADSAAVDEVHNTLMKPFQKEWFPFDDWIEDGLTWIVDNFREFFQAIRYPIDITLTTIENSLLSIPPVVVIIFMALLAWQVSGKKLSIGTLISLVIIGAIGAWDQAMVTLALVFTSMIFCVFIGIPIGIYISKSKRASAIVRPVLDAMQTTPAFVYLIPIVMLFGIGNVPGVVVTIVFALPPLVRLTDLGIKQVPSDLVEAADSFGASRWQLLFRVQLPVALPTIMAGVNQTLMLSLSMVVFASMIAVGGLGQMVLRGIGRLDMGLSAVGGLGIVLLAVVLDRMTQSFATKQRTTIHTHWYETGPAGIIYKIMSKVKS, from the coding sequence ATGTCTAATCCATGGGGAACAGCTGAGACGACAAAAGAAGTCGCAAAGGAAGCTGTAAAAAATAATCCTTTTGAAGCAGCTCCAGCTGCCGCTAATACATGGAATCCTTCTGCTGATAGTGCTGCAGTTGATGAAGTTCACAATACTCTAATGAAGCCTTTTCAAAAAGAATGGTTTCCATTTGATGATTGGATTGAAGATGGACTGACTTGGATTGTTGATAATTTTAGAGAATTCTTTCAAGCAATTCGTTATCCGATTGATATTACTCTGACAACAATTGAGAATTCTCTTCTAAGTATTCCACCAGTTGTTGTGATCATTTTTATGGCACTTTTAGCCTGGCAAGTTTCTGGTAAGAAATTAAGTATTGGAACACTCATTTCACTCGTTATCATTGGTGCAATTGGCGCTTGGGATCAGGCCATGGTTACCTTGGCCCTCGTTTTTACATCGATGATTTTCTGTGTCTTCATTGGAATACCAATCGGTATTTATATTTCAAAGTCAAAGCGAGCGTCTGCTATTGTTAGACCAGTATTAGATGCTATGCAGACAACTCCTGCTTTTGTTTATCTTATTCCAATTGTTATGCTCTTTGGAATTGGTAACGTTCCTGGCGTTGTTGTAACAATCGTTTTTGCACTACCACCACTCGTTCGACTTACAGACCTTGGTATTAAGCAAGTACCAAGTGATCTCGTGGAAGCAGCGGACTCTTTTGGGGCGAGTCGATGGCAGTTACTCTTTCGTGTTCAATTACCGGTGGCCCTTCCTACTATTATGGCCGGAGTGAATCAGACGCTCATGTTGTCTTTATCTATGGTTGTTTTTGCTTCAATGATTGCCGTAGGTGGTTTAGGGCAAATGGTTCTTAGAGGAATTGGTCGACTGGACATGGGACTGTCTGCTGTTGGTGGTCTTGGGATTGTCTTGTTAGCTGTTGTTTTAGATAGAATGACACAGTCTTTTGCTACCAAGCAGAGAACGACAATCCACACTCATTGGTATGAAACTGGTCCTGCTGGAATTATCTATAAAATAATGAGTAAAGTTAAATCTTAA
- the proX gene encoding glycine betaine/L-proline ABC transporter substrate-binding protein ProX: protein MKNLFIGMLLGLSSLSMAQDLPGKGVKVYPMHSPIAEEKFQTMILMKALSKLGYDVQPIKEVAYAVAYKSIAQNKDDKNIHFLSVNWAPLHENMYKKAGGDKAFYRKGTFIDGCAQGYLIDKKTADKYKIRYFNDLKKPEIAKLFDSDGNGKADLAGCNPGWGCEKVIEHQLDAFKLRKTVEHRQGEYAAIISETIAKFDKGEPVLYYTYTPYWVSGKLVPGKDVVWLQVTESSHPISKSTRLPNGDDYGFNINNMRIVANAATGKHHKVAAKLFEVAKMNVNDISLQNMLISKGENTEKQIERHADSWIKAHQKDFDSWIEQAKKAK, encoded by the coding sequence ATGAAAAATCTTTTTATTGGAATGCTTCTTGGGCTTTCAAGTTTATCAATGGCACAAGATCTTCCTGGAAAGGGTGTTAAGGTTTATCCTATGCATTCACCGATTGCGGAAGAGAAGTTTCAAACCATGATTTTAATGAAGGCACTTTCTAAACTTGGTTACGATGTTCAACCAATTAAAGAAGTTGCTTACGCCGTTGCTTATAAATCAATTGCGCAAAATAAAGACGATAAGAATATCCACTTTCTCTCAGTCAACTGGGCGCCATTGCATGAAAATATGTATAAAAAGGCCGGTGGGGATAAGGCCTTCTATCGAAAGGGAACTTTCATCGATGGATGTGCTCAAGGTTATCTCATCGATAAGAAAACGGCCGATAAGTATAAAATTCGCTATTTCAATGATCTAAAGAAACCTGAAATCGCTAAACTCTTTGACAGTGATGGAAATGGTAAGGCCGATCTAGCAGGATGTAATCCAGGTTGGGGATGTGAGAAAGTTATTGAACACCAACTTGATGCCTTTAAATTAAGAAAAACTGTCGAGCACAGACAGGGGGAGTACGCTGCGATTATTTCTGAAACGATTGCTAAGTTTGATAAGGGTGAACCTGTTCTATATTACACATACACTCCTTATTGGGTAAGTGGAAAGCTTGTGCCAGGTAAAGACGTAGTCTGGTTGCAGGTAACAGAGTCTAGCCATCCAATTTCAAAGAGTACGCGTCTTCCAAATGGTGATGACTATGGTTTTAATATTAACAACATGAGAATTGTTGCTAATGCGGCCACAGGTAAGCACCATAAAGTTGCAGCAAAATTATTTGAAGTTGCGAAAATGAATGTTAATGATATTTCACTTCAGAATATGCTGATCTCTAAAGGTGAGAATACTGAAAAGCAAATTGAACGACATGCTGATTCATGGATTAAGGCCCATCAAAAGGACTTTGATAGTTGGATTGAGCAAGCAAAAAAAGCGAAATAG
- the proV gene encoding glycine betaine/L-proline ABC transporter ATP-binding protein ProV — translation MSKEVKLKIENVYKVFGNSPNKVFKLIEQGVEKDEIFRQTGQTVGVKDASFEIYKGEIFVIMGLSGSGKSTMVRLLNRLIEPTRGSIYIDGKDVTKMERKELRKTRREKISMVFQSFALMPHLNIIDNTALGLEFDGMSKEERYEKARIALTQVGLKDYEKSYPDQLSGGMQQRVGLARALATDSDIMLMDEAFSALDPLIRTEMQDELLDLQESLGKTIVFISHDLDEAMRIGDRIAIMQGGEVVQIGTPDDIISNPENEYVRSFLSGVDIAGIFTAGHIATKKNVTAIQKSEGGIKTTLQLLQDHDREFAYVVNKKQEYLGVVSLDSLKEQKKVNGNLEGAFLKDISAIEEDVQLNDLLGQVAHATCPLPVISKSKKYLGTISKAHLLDTLDFNMEETNV, via the coding sequence ATGAGTAAAGAAGTAAAACTCAAAATTGAAAATGTTTATAAGGTCTTTGGGAACTCGCCCAATAAAGTTTTTAAGCTTATTGAGCAGGGAGTTGAAAAGGATGAGATCTTTCGTCAGACAGGTCAGACAGTTGGAGTGAAAGATGCCAGCTTTGAAATTTATAAAGGTGAGATTTTTGTCATCATGGGGCTTTCTGGTTCAGGTAAGTCGACGATGGTTAGGCTTTTAAATCGTCTCATCGAGCCCACAAGGGGAAGTATTTATATTGATGGAAAAGATGTGACGAAAATGGAGCGCAAGGAACTTCGTAAAACAAGAAGAGAAAAAATCAGTATGGTTTTTCAATCCTTTGCCTTGATGCCTCATCTTAATATTATCGATAACACGGCCCTAGGTCTAGAGTTTGATGGTATGTCTAAAGAAGAGCGCTATGAAAAAGCACGAATCGCTCTCACTCAGGTTGGGTTAAAAGATTATGAGAAGTCTTATCCTGATCAGCTCTCAGGTGGGATGCAGCAGAGAGTGGGGCTTGCTAGAGCGCTTGCCACTGACTCAGATATAATGCTTATGGATGAAGCGTTTTCAGCTCTTGATCCGCTGATTAGAACTGAGATGCAAGATGAGCTTCTCGATCTTCAAGAGTCACTTGGAAAAACGATTGTTTTTATTTCTCATGATTTAGATGAGGCCATGCGAATTGGTGATCGTATCGCGATTATGCAAGGGGGAGAGGTTGTTCAGATTGGAACTCCTGATGATATTATTTCAAATCCAGAAAACGAATATGTTCGCTCATTCTTAAGTGGTGTTGATATTGCTGGTATTTTTACGGCCGGCCATATCGCTACGAAAAAGAATGTTACAGCGATTCAAAAAAGTGAAGGTGGTATCAAGACCACTCTACAACTTCTTCAAGATCACGACAGAGAGTTTGCTTATGTTGTTAATAAGAAACAAGAGTATCTTGGTGTCGTTTCTCTAGATAGTTTAAAAGAACAAAAGAAGGTAAATGGAAATTTGGAAGGGGCGTTTTTAAAAGATATCTCTGCCATTGAAGAAGATGTGCAACTCAATGATCTCCTTGGTCAAGTGGCCCATGCAACTTGTCCACTGCCTGTAATTTCTAAGAGTAAAAAATATCTTGGAACAATTTCTAAGGCCCACTTACTTGATACATTAGATTTTAATATGGAGGAAACAAATGTCTAA